The DNA sequence CTTTCCCAATTTCAGAAGTGACCATGGACATCATGAACACGAGTCCTATTATGGAGATCGTGATACAGAAAGCCTAGTCAAGGTTCAATCACACCCTATCTATTTTGAATTAGCATAATTTGGATAAATTTAACTTAAAAGTAGATTGGTCACGTAggtttatatttaattaaaacaaCACTTCACTGTTGGAGAGTGCAACAGATTGATACGAGTTTTCTCCATTGCAGATGATGGAAAGTTTAGtagaatctctcccaaaagaaTCTCAGAAGCTAGCATTGGAGGATAAATCCAATGTAGCAGAGAAAAGGCCTGCACCATCAGCTGGTGGATGTAGAATTGAGGGATATGTACGTGTGAAAAAGGTATGCAACCAGGAATTAAGATGCATTTACATTGCACTGTTGTAATCAACCTTGATCGTTGGTTCCTTTTGatcatttctttttcttgctaAATTAAagttgcaaaaaaaaaaagtgatgtATGCTCTATTTTCCCTAGCTTTTGAGTATATTATTATCACAAACTGTCATGCACTCCTCAGGTTCCCGGATTCCTGATTGTCTCAGCTAGATCAGAGTCGCATTCCTTTGATGCTTCTCAAATGAACATGTCACATGTCATAAACCATCTTTCTTTTGGAAGAAAATTGACACCTAGGGCCATGAGCGATGTGAAGCGGTTGATACCTTACATAGGTAGCAGCCATGACAGACTGAATGGTAGATCATTCATCAATCCTCGTGTTTCAGAAGCTAATGTTACTgtaagtttatttttttatataagcGATTCTAATCTACCGTAGATAACAAAGTAGGAGTgattcacaagtaaatggaCAAATATAAAATGGGTTTGATGGCCAAAACTGAATCATACTCAGTAATGGATttgcatttttttattatcattttttctTGAATAGATGGATTTCCAATTTTTGGTCGGAACTTAACAGCAGAAGGGGACAGTACGGGTCATGGAAGATGGTGTCACTCTAATATGTTAttgaatttatagaaaaatagAGGAGTGAGCAGAAAGGGGCTGTACAAGTTCTGGAATATGGTATCACTTTATTATGTTGTTGAATTTGTGGAAGAATAGAGGAGTGAGGAAGGTGAAAAAAACTGGATTTAGTTCTTAAGTTCAATATTTGAGTGATATTGAACTCAATTTATAGATAAGAAGTAGTTATGACTTCTACAATATCGATTATAAGGAGTAAGATATAACTACTATTCTTCTAATGCACTCACACATATCATTTTTGATGCAATACTAATCAATTACTAAATATATCAAGTCGTGTATTATTCAACACAAATTATCATTTGAAGACTCTTGATCTTGTTCATTTCTTATAATTTCTGATAATAACCGAACTATTAGTATATGACATTTGGAGATTTATTGgaacaaaaatttaattcattCATCGGATATTTATGTCTGCAGATAGAGCATTATATTCAGATAGTTAAAACAGAGGTAATAACTAGAAAAGGTTATAAATTAATTGAGGAGTACGAGTACACAGCGCATAGCAGTCTGGCTCACAGTGTAGACATTCCTGTTGCGAAGTTCCATCTTGAGCTGTCCCCCATGCAGGTCTGTACATGGTGGTTATGAATTTGAATGAATTTGCACTATTTATGgtaatttatcttggttttatCATTTTGATTTCTGTGCGCAGGTCTTGATAACCGAAAGCCAGAGATCCTTTTCACATTTTATTACTAATGTTTGCGCAATTATTGGGGGAGTTTTCACGGTTTGTATTTGCTTTTATTTCAGTTCTCTGGTTTTGTTCTTAGAgtataaaccccaattttatcCTTGAGTAAAGCCACGGATGACAAAGTTTTCACTTAGTCATTCTTTATGGTGAATGACAAATTCATCTGATAAGAAAATGGTAAAGGATGAATGTCACTTTAAAATTTTGAGACTATTTTGTCCCATGTGTTTTGTTGGGGACAAGATATGGTCAGGGATATGATATTAGGGGTTCGCTCTTATTCTTATGCTGTCTCCTATTGGTTTTCTTTAATAGAATGTATTGTTCATTGTACtctttttgtgatttcaggtagcTGGAATTATTGACTCAATTCTGCACAACACaattaaaataatgaaaaaaattgagataGGCAAGAATTTTTGATAAATGGTTGAAATTTTAGTTTAGTTAGGGCTTCTGATTTATATATGCCCTTTTTTACTATAGGTCATGTATCAGTTTATTTTCCATAGGTATGctatataaatcataaaattgtaGTAACTTTAATTGTTACTTTAGTAGAATGATGATTACAACTTTTAAGGATAACGGTAATGACTTTCACAATGGAAGAGAATTATAcaatgtgtgtgtgtgtatttttGTTTGAGCTCCCCCATCCATTTGTTTTTATGGGAACATGTATAAATTACAACATGCGCTTGTGTGTAGTGAATTTAAATGCAAAACAACTTACTGACAAGCTTTTGCAGTGAGCTATGCCACAAAATTCATAATTGAGCCATTTTCTAAATGGGACCAGAAATTGATGGAAGCAATTTGAAGATTGAAGGAAGAGAAATACTAGTACGTTTACGGATTTGTTTAATACATGTtccaataatatttttagaacatgttatattttatttctaacCATGAAAGATTTAAGTGGtgatagtttttttttttatgaaaaaacaaaaatgacATACCAATAAAAGATGGATTCTAATTGACAAAATTATCaaaacactaaaaaattaatcaaaatttttaaactatcCCTCTTAATTTAGTCTCCCACACCTGGTAGTGTCATTTACATTTAACAATTTGTTCTGTTGTTATCCGTAAGTTTAATTTATCCGTCTCGATTTAGAAAAGGATTTTTTATACATAAAATAGAGTCGAAGAACACTTCAATCCATGATCAAGACAATGATTAGAAGATTATAGTCATTTTAGCTAGTATGACTATATTACTGTAACTATGAAGATTATAAtgttttttaaaagatattactaaaattaaagtaatatttttttattgttaaacaatattttttaaataatattgcttaaaaaatattattaaaatataaaaatgactttaattaaaataatgttTAACAATACTTGCATAGTCATACTAAAATTTACCATATATATAATTCATGGGGGCTATTTTTATAATGATTATCGTAGTTATACAATTTTGGTTATACTTAAAAAATGTTAagattataataattttttaatatgtgAAAAGTA is a window from the Arachis stenosperma cultivar V10309 chromosome 3, arast.V10309.gnm1.PFL2, whole genome shotgun sequence genome containing:
- the LOC130969726 gene encoding protein disulfide-isomerase 5-4-like, whose translation is MISASKLKSVDFYRKIPRDLTEASLSGAGLSIIAAFSMIFLFGMELNNYLTVSTSTSVIVDQSSDGDFLPIDFNISFPALSCEFASVDVKDVLGTNRLNITKTVRKFSIDSSLRPTGAEFHSGPVANAVRHDDEVDEEYVEGSFALTEQNFDKYVHQFPLTIVNFYAPWCSWCQRLKPSWEKAAKIMKERYDPEMDGRILVTKVDCTREGDLCRRNHIQGYPSIRIFRKGTDLRSDHGHHEHESYYGDRDTESLVKMMESLVESLPKESQKLALEDKSNVAEKRPAPSAGGCRIEGYVRVKKVPGFLIVSARSESHSFDASQMNMSHVINHLSFGRKLTPRAMSDVKRLIPYIGSSHDRLNGRSFINPRVSEANVTIEHYIQIVKTEVITRKGYKLIEEYEYTAHSSLAHSVDIPVAKFHLELSPMQVLITESQRSFSHFITNVCAIIGGVFTVAGIIDSILHNTIKIMKKIEIGKNF